The following are from one region of the Takifugu rubripes chromosome 16, fTakRub1.2, whole genome shotgun sequence genome:
- the gja1b gene encoding gap junction alpha-1 protein, whose translation MGDWSALGRLLDKVQAYSTAGGKVWLSVLFIFRILVLGTAVESAWGDEQSAFKCNTQQPGCENVCYDKSFPISHVRFWVLQIIFVSTPTLLYLAHVFYLNRKEQKFSKIEEVLKAVQNDGGDVDVPLKKIEMKKLKYGIEEHGKVKMKGALLRTYIVSIFFKSLFEVGFLVIQWYIYGFSLSAVYTCERSPCPHRVDCFLSRPTEKTVFIIFMLVVSLVSLVLNIIELFYVLFKNIKDRVKGKQQPTLYPSAGTLSPMPKELSTTKYAYYNGCSSPTAPLSPMSPPGYKMATGERGAGSCRNYNKHASEQNWANYSTEQKRLGQNGGGSTISNSHAQAFDFPDDTQEHKKMSSLAAHELQPLALMDARPCSRASSRLSSRARPDDLDV comes from the coding sequence ATGGGTGACTGGAGTGCTCTGGGTCGGTTGTTGGACAAGGTTCAGGCCTACTCCACTGCTGGAGGGAAGGTGTggctctctgtcctcttcatATTCCGGATCCTTGTTCTGGGCACTGCTGTGGAATCAGCGTGGGGAGATGAGCAGTCTGCCTTCAAATGCAACACCCAGCAGCCTGGTTGCGAGAATGTCTGCTATGACAAGTCTTTCCCTATCTCCCATGTTCGCTTCTGGGTCCTACAGATCATCTTCGTGTCAACACCTACCCTCCTGTACTTGGCTCATGTTTTCTACCTGAATAGGAAAGAACAGAAATTCAGCAAGATTGAAGAGGTGCTCAAAGCTGTACAAAATGACGGAGGCGACGTTGATGTCCCACTGAAGAAGATTGAGATGAAAAAGCTTAAATATGGCATCGAGGAACATGGGAAAGTGAAGATGAAAGGAGCCCTGCTGAGAACTTACATAGTCAGCATCTTCTTCAAGTCACTTTTTGAGGTGGGCTTCCTGGTGATTCAGTGGTACATCTATGGCTTCAGTTTGTCTGCTGTCTACACCTGTGAGAGGTCCCCATGTCCACACAGGGTGGACTGTTTCTTGTCCCGTCCCACTGAGAAGACGGTCTTCATTATTTTCATGTTGGTGGTCTCGCTCGTATCCCTGGTACTTAATATTATTGAGCTCTTCTATGTGCTTTTCAAGAATATCAAAGATCGTGTGAAGGGCAAACAGCAGCCCACGCTCTACCCCAGCGCTGGCACCCTCAGCCCTATGCCCAAAGAGCTGTCCACTACCAAGTATGCCTACTACAACGGTTGTTCCTCGCCAACTGCACCACTTTCACCCATGTCGCCGCCAGGTTATAAGATGGCCACAGGGGAGCGGGGGGCCGGATCGTGCCGTAATTATAATAAGCACGCTAGCGAGCAGAATTGGGCCAACTACTCCACAGAGCAGAAGCGACTCGGACAGAATGGAGGAGGAAGCACAATTTCAAATTCCCACGCCCAAGCGTTTGACTTCCCGGATGATACCCAAGAGCACAAGAAAATGTCCTCATTGGCAGCTCATGAGCTGCAACCGTTAGCGCTGATGGACGCTCGTCCTTGCAGCCGGGCAAGCAGCCGATTGAGCAGTCGAGCACGGCCAGATGACCTAGATGTTtga
- the prrg2 gene encoding transmembrane gamma-carboxyglutamic acid protein 2 → MLVDGETASSFLSRSLLYNSWDFELVVPDSLERECREELCTYEEAREVFEDNVQTDLFWKTYLSSQGSAPGVDVSGLVAGILAIVVCAIIATVLGIYFCKGRFKRGRQSSQTPVRMTADGHPVPESVPLGRIPAPGLPSYNEALTSSGQHDAPPPPYSGGVPSVNDDPQDIE, encoded by the exons A TGTTGGTAGATGGGGAGAcagcttcctccttcctgtcccgCTCACTGCTCTATAACAGCTGGGACTTTGAGCTGGTGGTCCCTGACAGCCTAGAGAGGGAGTGTAGAGAAGAGTTGTGCACCTATGAGGAGGCCCGAGAGGTGTTCGAAGACAACGTCCAAAcg GACCTGTTTTGGAAAACTTATCTCAGTAGTCAAG GCTCCGCACCTGGAGTGGATGTGTCAGGGCTGGTGGCAGGAATCCTTGCTATCGTTGTGTGTGCCATTATTGCAACTGTGCTGGGAATCTACTTTTGCAAAGGCAGATTTAAAAGAGGGCGACAGTCTTCTCA AACTCCAGTGAGGATGACAGCAGATGGCCATCCAGTTCCGGAGTCAGTGCCTCTTGGTAGAATCCCTGCTCCAGGGCTACCCAGCTACAATGAGGCTCTTACCTCCAGTGGGCAACATGATGCCCCACCACCGCCATATTCAGG gGGCGTGCCATCAGTGAATGATGATCCACAAGATATTGAGTGA
- the tmem242 gene encoding transmembrane protein 242 isoform X2: protein MTIASENTLTNEVEKKNEQQHELQTLKGAVFLATVASAGMMAGFGSTLALAKKRSPEWFNKGFLVTTAAPETGASLALRALGWGSLLSCCGVGMLSFTLWKILGVHNLTEFRLKMASFFPPVPKTAESAAGSGCHEWDSVFKSK from the exons ATGACAATAGCGAGTGAAAACACCTTGACGAatgaagtggaaaaaaagaatgaacaGCAACATGAATTACAAACTTTAAAAG GTGCAGTCTTCCTTGCCACAGTAGCATCTGCAGGAATGATGGCAGGATTTGGATCCACATTGGCCCTGGCTAAAAAGCGAAGTCCAGAATGGTTCAATAAG GGTTTTCTGGTAACAACAGCGGCCCCTGAGACCGGAGCTTCTCTAGCCCTCAGAGCTCTGGGTTGGGGctctctgctgtcctgctgtggaGTTGGCATGCTCAGTTTCACCCTGTGGAAAATTCTAGGAGTTCATAAT CTGACTGAGTTCAGACTGAAGATGGCCTCCTTCTTTCCCCCAGTCCCAAAGACGGCAGAGAGTGCTGCTGGATCTGGATGTCACGAATGGGATTCTGTGTTCAAGTCGAAGTGA
- the tmem242 gene encoding transmembrane protein 242 isoform X1, whose translation MTIASENTLTNEVEKKNEQQHELQTLKGAVFLATVASAGMMAGFGSTLALAKKRSPEWFNKGFLVTTAAPETGASLALRALGWGSLLSCCGVGMLSFTLWKILGVHNSQRRQRVLLDLDVTNGILCSSRSDYIHRRLWKICTFFVNKD comes from the exons ATGACAATAGCGAGTGAAAACACCTTGACGAatgaagtggaaaaaaagaatgaacaGCAACATGAATTACAAACTTTAAAAG GTGCAGTCTTCCTTGCCACAGTAGCATCTGCAGGAATGATGGCAGGATTTGGATCCACATTGGCCCTGGCTAAAAAGCGAAGTCCAGAATGGTTCAATAAG GGTTTTCTGGTAACAACAGCGGCCCCTGAGACCGGAGCTTCTCTAGCCCTCAGAGCTCTGGGTTGGGGctctctgctgtcctgctgtggaGTTGGCATGCTCAGTTTCACCCTGTGGAAAATTCTAGGAGTTCATAAT TCCCAAAGACGGCAGAGAGTGCTGCTGGATCTGGATGTCACGAATGGGATTCTGTGTTCAAGTCGAAGTGACTACATTCACAGAAGATTGTGGAAAATTTGTacattttttgtaaataaagattaa
- the tmem242 gene encoding transmembrane protein 242 isoform X3 — MTIASENTLTNEVEKKNEQQHELQTLKGAVFLATVASAGMMAGFGSTLALAKKRSPEWFNKLTEFRLKMASFFPPVPKTAESAAGSGCHEWDSVFKSK; from the exons ATGACAATAGCGAGTGAAAACACCTTGACGAatgaagtggaaaaaaagaatgaacaGCAACATGAATTACAAACTTTAAAAG GTGCAGTCTTCCTTGCCACAGTAGCATCTGCAGGAATGATGGCAGGATTTGGATCCACATTGGCCCTGGCTAAAAAGCGAAGTCCAGAATGGTTCAATAAG CTGACTGAGTTCAGACTGAAGATGGCCTCCTTCTTTCCCCCAGTCCCAAAGACGGCAGAGAGTGCTGCTGGATCTGGATGTCACGAATGGGATTCTGTGTTCAAGTCGAAGTGA
- the LOC101066979 gene encoding ribonucleoside-diphosphate reductase subunit M2, whose protein sequence is MLSTRAPLSAKNEQTLISDVTKLSLDKENTPPSLNSTRVLASKTARRILADPASKPVKRRTGEKEVEPLLKENPRRFVIFPIKYQDIWQMYKKAEASFWTAEEVDLSKDLQHWESLKDEERYFISHVLAFFAASDGIVNENLVERFTQEVQVTEARCFYGFQIAMENIHSEMYSLLIDTYIKDPSEREYLFNAIETLPCVKRKADWALNWIGNKSAAYGERVVAFAAVEGIFFSGSFASIFWLKKRGLMPGLTFSNELISRDEGLHCDFACLMFKHLVNKPSAQTVSDIIKNAVEIEQEFLTEALPVKLIGMNCGLMKQYIEFVADRLMLELGFTKIYRAENPFDFMENISLEGKTNFFEKRVGEYQRMGVMSGATDNTFRLDADF, encoded by the exons ATGCTGTCCACCCGCGCTCCTCTCTCGGCCAAGAATGAGCAAACGCTCATCAGCGACGTCACCAAACTGTCGCTGGACAAAGAGAACACG CCACCGAGTCTGAACTCGACCCGCGTGTTGGCGTCCAAAACCGCGCGGAGAATCTTGGCTGACCCAGCG TCCAAACCAGTGAAGAGGAGGACTGGTGAGAAGGAGGTGGAACCACTGCTGAAGGAGAACCCCCGTCGCTTTGTCATCTTCCCTATCAAGTACCAGGACATCTGGCAGATGTACAAGAAGGCAGAGGCATCATTCTGGACCGCAGAAGAG GTGGATCTGTCCAAGGACCTGCAGCACTGGGAGTCTCTGAAGGACGAGGAGAGGTACTTCATCTCCCACGTGTTGGCCTTCTTTGCTGCCAGTGATGGAATTGTCAATGAAAACTTG GTGGAGCGTTTCACCCAGGAGGTGCAGGTCACGGAGGCCAGGTGTTTCTATGGGTTCCAGATCGCCATGGAGAACATCCACTCTGAGATGTACAGCCTCCTGATTGACACCTACATCAAGGACCCATCGGAGAG AGAATACCTGTTCAATGCTATTGAGACCCTCCCCTGCGTGAAGAGGAAGGCTGACTGGGCCCTCAACTGGATCGGCAACAAGAGCGCTGCCTATG GAGAGCGCGTGGTAGCCTTTGCTGCCGTGGAGGGTATTTTCTTCTCTGGGTCCTTTGCTTCCATCTTCTGGCTGAAGAAAAGGGGCCTGATGCCCGGCCTGACCTTCTCCAACGAGCTCATCAGCAGAGACGAG GGTCTGCACTGTGATTTCGCCTGTCTGATGTTCAAACACCTGGTGAACAAACCGTCCGCACAAACGGTCAGCGACATCATCAAGAACGCCGTGGAGATTGAGCAG GAGTTCCTGACCGAGGCTCTGCCGGTGAAACTGATCGGGATGAACTGCGGGCTCATGAAACAATACATCGAATTTGTGGCTGACAGACTCATGCTGGAGCTGGGCTTCACCAAG ATCTACCGGGCGGAGAACCCCTTTGACTTCATGGAGAACATCTCTCTGGAGGGAAAGACCAACTTCTTTGAGAAGAGGGTGGGCGAGTACCAGCGAATGGGTGTGATGTCGGGCGCCACGGACAACACGTTCAGGCTGGACGCAGACTTTTGA